The following proteins come from a genomic window of Athalia rosae chromosome 1, iyAthRosa1.1, whole genome shotgun sequence:
- the LOC105692469 gene encoding annexin B9-like isoform X1: protein MSYGYQGPPVTSFSGQRPPNSFGAPPGAPTAPGNSPYPANGIGFNLSPAPPIGFGMPQPHSPYSSIPYPSNQSQSSLPYYPHSGQHPMSQPHQYNMQQYTTGGSSPQSCSSTVYPGSNLSNSAANNPYPSNPSHTVYRTQSAYNSASSTSHLGQYSRHQANSASYPNSSRPFPQNASRPSSANHYPQNSSLYPSMCSPGGQGMAAAYSQHINTPTLPPRHIAPAPRRSRPQAKLSPTVVPWRDFDPRADAEALRKAMKGWGTDEKTIIHILTNRSNLQRQEIASQFKTLYGKDLIKDLKSELSGNLETLVVALMIPLPQYYAKELHDAMSGIGTDECVLIEVLCTMSNHEIRVIQQAYQAMYGTSLESDLKGDTSGSFKRLMVSLCCGNRDESFDVDPAAAQEDARALLRAGELRFGTDESVFNQILVQRNVAQLRQIFAEYETMTGHDIEKAVENEFSGDIKKGLLAIIKSIKNRAGFFAEQLYKSMKGIGTQDNRLIRLVVTRCEVDMEEIKQAFAQQYGKSLEDFIADDCSGDYKKCLLALVE from the exons ATGAGCTACGGATACCAA GGACCTCCGGTGACATCATTCTCTGGCCAAAGGCCCCCGAATTCCTTTGGAGCCCCACCTGGTGCCCCAACAGCACCTGGAAATTCACCTTATCCTGCAAATGGTATAGGGTTTAATCTCTCCCCTGCACCCCCAATTGGCTTTGGAATGCCACAGCCTCACTCCCCTTATTCCTCCATACCTTATCCCTCAAATCAGTCTCAATCTTCACTACCTTATTATCCGCATAGTGGACAACATCCAATGTCCCAGCCTCATCAATACAACATGCAGCAATATACAACTGGTGGCTCTTCTCCTCAGTCGTGTAGTTCTACAGTCTATCCAGGAAGCAACCTATCAAACTCGGCTGCTAATAATCCTTATCCGTCAAATCCAAGCCATACAGTGTACCGAACTCAGTCAGCATATAACTCAGCAAGTTCTACTTCGCATCTGGGCCAGTATAGTCGGCACCAGGCAAACTCTGCTTCGTATCCAAACAGTAGTAGACCCTTTCCACAAAACGCATCCCGTCCAAGTAGCGCTAATCACTACCCACAAAATTCGAGTCTATATCCAAGCATGTGTAGTCCCGGGGGGCAGGGGATGGCAGCAGCCTACTCTCAGCATATCAACACACCTACTTTGCCACCTCGGCATATAGCCCCGGCCCCCCGACGATCACGTCCACAGGCTAAG CTTTCCCCAACTGTGGTACCATGGCGAGATTTTGATCCACGAGCAGATGCAGAGGCACTACGAAAGGCTATGAAAGGATGGGGAActgatgaaaaaacgattattcACATCTTAACCAATCGCAGCAATCTGCAGCGTCAAGAGATTGCCTCGCAGTTTAAAACTCTTTATGGCAAG GATCTAATCAAGGACTTGAAATCAGAATTGTCTGGCAACCTGGAGACCTTGGTCGTTGCATTGATGATCCCTCTTCCCCAATACTATGCCAAAGAATTACACGACGCTATGTCTGGTATAGGTACAGACGAATGTGTTTTGATTGAAGTTCTTTGCACCATGTCTAACCACGAGATTCGCGTCATCCAGCAGGCTTATCAAGCTA TGTATGGAACAAGTTTGGAAAGCGATCTGAAGGGGGATACATCTGGCAGTTTCAAACGCCTCATGGTTTCCTTGTGCTGTGGTAATCGAGATGAATCATTTGATGTGGATCCTGCTGCAGCCCAAGAAGATGCTCGTGCACTTCTCAGAGCTG GAGAGCTACGATTTGGTACAGATGAGTCAGTATTCAATCAAATTTTGGTGCAAAGAAACGTGGCCCAGCTGCGACAAATATTTGCAGAATATGAAACCATGACCGGCCATGATATTGAGAAGGCTGTCGAAAACGAATTTTCTGGGGATATCAAAAAAGGCCTCCTTGCAATTA TCAAATCTATAAAAAATCGAGCCGGCTTTTTTGCCGAGCAACTCTACAAAAGTATGAAAGGCATTGGGACTCAAGACAACCGCCTCATTCGACTGGTTGTCACCCGCTGTGAAGTTGACATGGAAGAGATCAAGCAGGCTTTTGCTCAGCAGTACGGCAAGTCCCTTGAAGATTTCATAGCG GATGATTGTTCAGGAGACTACAAGAAGTGTCTACTGGCTCTGGTCGAATGA
- the LOC105692469 gene encoding annexin B9-like isoform X2 has protein sequence MSYGYQLSPTVVPWRDFDPRADAEALRKAMKGWGTDEKTIIHILTNRSNLQRQEIASQFKTLYGKDLIKDLKSELSGNLETLVVALMIPLPQYYAKELHDAMSGIGTDECVLIEVLCTMSNHEIRVIQQAYQAMYGTSLESDLKGDTSGSFKRLMVSLCCGNRDESFDVDPAAAQEDARALLRAGELRFGTDESVFNQILVQRNVAQLRQIFAEYETMTGHDIEKAVENEFSGDIKKGLLAIIKSIKNRAGFFAEQLYKSMKGIGTQDNRLIRLVVTRCEVDMEEIKQAFAQQYGKSLEDFIADDCSGDYKKCLLALVE, from the exons ATGAGCTACGGATACCAA CTTTCCCCAACTGTGGTACCATGGCGAGATTTTGATCCACGAGCAGATGCAGAGGCACTACGAAAGGCTATGAAAGGATGGGGAActgatgaaaaaacgattattcACATCTTAACCAATCGCAGCAATCTGCAGCGTCAAGAGATTGCCTCGCAGTTTAAAACTCTTTATGGCAAG GATCTAATCAAGGACTTGAAATCAGAATTGTCTGGCAACCTGGAGACCTTGGTCGTTGCATTGATGATCCCTCTTCCCCAATACTATGCCAAAGAATTACACGACGCTATGTCTGGTATAGGTACAGACGAATGTGTTTTGATTGAAGTTCTTTGCACCATGTCTAACCACGAGATTCGCGTCATCCAGCAGGCTTATCAAGCTA TGTATGGAACAAGTTTGGAAAGCGATCTGAAGGGGGATACATCTGGCAGTTTCAAACGCCTCATGGTTTCCTTGTGCTGTGGTAATCGAGATGAATCATTTGATGTGGATCCTGCTGCAGCCCAAGAAGATGCTCGTGCACTTCTCAGAGCTG GAGAGCTACGATTTGGTACAGATGAGTCAGTATTCAATCAAATTTTGGTGCAAAGAAACGTGGCCCAGCTGCGACAAATATTTGCAGAATATGAAACCATGACCGGCCATGATATTGAGAAGGCTGTCGAAAACGAATTTTCTGGGGATATCAAAAAAGGCCTCCTTGCAATTA TCAAATCTATAAAAAATCGAGCCGGCTTTTTTGCCGAGCAACTCTACAAAAGTATGAAAGGCATTGGGACTCAAGACAACCGCCTCATTCGACTGGTTGTCACCCGCTGTGAAGTTGACATGGAAGAGATCAAGCAGGCTTTTGCTCAGCAGTACGGCAAGTCCCTTGAAGATTTCATAGCG GATGATTGTTCAGGAGACTACAAGAAGTGTCTACTGGCTCTGGTCGAATGA